One genomic window of Peptococcaceae bacterium 1198_IL3148 includes the following:
- the fliD gene encoding flagellar filament capping protein FliD codes for MVTRISGLASGLDTEELIKNLMKIENMRVDRLKQNVQRMEWTRDSYRDISNLLRGFKDEYFDVLKPDSNMRSFSAFSAFEAFYNGSTTSSYLTVKAGADASAGNYSIKEIITATTAKLTGGTLASGIKGTDISNFNISGAQDNNKVTVTFNGTSKVITIDDDISDIDALVDNLQTKINAAFGENKVTVGKDGSQLTFETDNTNTLSFSYVYNTGCADLLGKDLSEGIKLDNGNNKFKLTLGTDKDPVDIVLDPGDYENTDAIVDAIQTKIDEQLGADAGKVRVYNSGGKVALKAIDADATVGSTGSIIGQTITDSNEITQDNNEITVTIGENSKTINLAEKTYTQQELLTAVQRQLDKEFGSNKVLVTLDDSKNLRFDAISEEKLSTAAKENGGMEALGLDSANKSNKIDLKARLADIKDKFNTKLIFGDSDSIKFTINGEEFQFESTDSLSNIINQVNNNDKANVKMKYDQLNDRFVIESKQTGVTAKVEISDQSSNLMAVLGFSSSNNSAAGTDAKVEIDFNDGNGYQIVERSTNNFSINGLSFDLKQNFNITGTENELKLNINANPDKAVETITSFVEKYNEVLDKINEQLSQKRYRDYQPLTEEQKKEMSEKDIELWEEKAKSGLLRSDPLLDRIVNNMRSALYTEVEGVGISLYDIGIKTGSWEQRGKLVIDEEKLKAALTENPNQVAQLFSQKSDVSYTEAMDDSSKAKTRYAQSGLAERLYDIIQDNIRTTRSSSGQKGLLLEKAGIKNDGTEFDNLINDQIERENDRIGRLLDQLNNKENYYYNMFAQMEKAIQQMNSQSMWLLQQFGGGA; via the coding sequence TTGGTAACAAGAATTAGTGGTTTGGCATCAGGTTTAGATACAGAGGAACTAATAAAAAACTTAATGAAAATTGAAAATATGCGGGTGGACAGGTTAAAGCAAAATGTTCAGCGCATGGAATGGACGAGGGATAGTTATCGGGATATTAGCAATCTACTAAGGGGTTTTAAGGATGAATACTTTGATGTATTGAAGCCTGATAGTAATATGCGTTCCTTTTCTGCGTTTAGTGCTTTTGAAGCCTTTTACAACGGTTCAACCACTTCTAGTTATTTAACAGTGAAGGCTGGGGCAGATGCATCGGCAGGTAACTACTCAATTAAAGAAATTATTACTGCCACCACAGCAAAATTAACCGGTGGTACATTAGCTAGTGGCATAAAAGGTACTGATATTTCAAACTTTAATATCAGCGGTGCCCAGGATAATAATAAAGTTACTGTTACCTTTAATGGGACAAGCAAAGTAATTACAATAGATGATGATATTAGTGATATAGACGCATTAGTAGATAATTTGCAAACCAAAATCAATGCTGCCTTTGGTGAAAATAAAGTAACAGTTGGCAAAGATGGAAGTCAACTTACATTTGAAACCGATAATACAAATACTCTTTCCTTTAGCTATGTGTATAATACCGGGTGTGCAGATTTATTGGGAAAAGACCTAAGTGAAGGCATTAAGTTGGACAATGGCAATAATAAATTTAAGCTGACATTAGGCACAGATAAAGATCCTGTAGACATTGTGTTGGACCCAGGGGATTACGAGAATACCGACGCGATTGTAGATGCCATCCAAACTAAAATTGACGAACAACTTGGCGCTGATGCCGGCAAAGTGCGTGTTTATAATTCAGGTGGTAAAGTTGCATTAAAAGCGATAGATGCTGATGCTACCGTTGGCAGTACTGGAAGTATAATTGGTCAAACTATAACCGATAGTAATGAAATAACTCAAGATAATAATGAAATAACGGTTACAATTGGGGAGAACAGTAAAACCATTAATTTAGCAGAAAAAACTTATACGCAACAAGAGCTATTAACAGCAGTGCAAAGGCAATTAGATAAAGAGTTTGGCTCAAATAAGGTACTGGTAACCCTTGATGACAGTAAAAATCTAAGGTTTGACGCTATATCTGAAGAAAAGCTTTCCACTGCCGCCAAGGAAAACGGTGGTATGGAAGCGTTAGGTTTAGATAGTGCTAATAAATCAAATAAAATAGACTTAAAAGCCAGATTAGCAGATATTAAAGATAAGTTTAATACTAAGCTCATTTTTGGTGATTCAGATAGTATTAAATTTACCATAAACGGAGAAGAGTTTCAGTTTGAGTCCACAGACTCCTTAAGTAATATTATCAATCAGGTTAATAATAACGATAAAGCAAATGTAAAAATGAAGTATGATCAGTTAAATGACCGGTTTGTTATTGAATCCAAGCAAACCGGAGTTACTGCAAAAGTTGAAATAAGTGATCAGAGTTCTAATCTAATGGCGGTACTGGGTTTTAGTAGTAGCAATAACAGTGCTGCCGGAACTGATGCCAAAGTAGAAATAGATTTTAATGATGGTAATGGTTATCAAATTGTTGAACGGTCTACCAATAATTTTAGTATCAATGGTTTATCCTTTGATTTAAAACAAAATTTCAACATAACGGGTACTGAGAATGAACTTAAATTAAATATCAACGCAAATCCAGATAAAGCCGTTGAGACCATTACAAGCTTTGTAGAAAAGTATAATGAAGTGTTGGATAAAATTAATGAACAACTGTCACAGAAAAGGTATCGGGATTATCAACCTTTAACAGAAGAACAAAAGAAAGAAATGTCCGAGAAGGATATAGAGTTGTGGGAAGAGAAGGCAAAAAGTGGTTTACTTCGAAGCGACCCCTTATTAGACAGAATAGTTAACAACATGCGCTCTGCTTTGTATACTGAGGTGGAAGGTGTCGGTATTTCTTTATACGATATCGGCATTAAAACCGGCAGTTGGGAGCAAAGGGGTAAGCTAGTAATTGATGAAGAAAAGTTAAAGGCTGCTTTAACTGAAAACCCAAATCAGGTTGCCCAACTTTTTAGCCAAAAATCCGATGTTTCTTATACCGAAGCAATGGACGATTCCAGCAAGGCTAAGACCAGATATGCTCAATCTGGATTGGCAGAGCGGTTGTATGACATTATTCAAGATAACATTAGAACTACCAGAAGTAGCAGTGGACAAAAAGGTTTATTGTTAGAAAAAGCCGGTATCAAGAATGATGGTACAGAATTTGATAATCTAATTAATGACCAAATTGAAAGAGAAAATGATAGAATTGGTCGTTTGTTGGACCAATTGAATAATAAAGAAAACTACTATTACAATATGTTTGCCCAGATGGAAAAGGCCATTCAACAAATGAACTCCCAAAGTATGTGGTTGCTTCAACAATTTGGTGGCGGTGCATAA